Part of the Bacillus sp. BGMRC 2118 genome is shown below.
ACGTTTTTTGTATATCTTAATATATTATATTCCGGTCAAATTGTTAACCAATTAGACTTTCTAATTGCTTTATAACTTTATCTTTTCCTAATAATGCAATTGCCTTTGGCAAGTCAGGACCGTGAGTTTGACCCGTTATTGCAGCACGGATTGGCATGAATAACTTCTTACCCTTTTGACCCGTTTCTTTTTGTGTTGCTTTGATTGCCTGTTTAATCTCTTCTGCTCCGAATATTTCTAATGTCTTTATTTCATTCAAGAAAGCCTTCATCACTTCCGGTACTTGTTCTTCTGCTAGAACTTCCTTTGCTTCTTCATCATACTCTACTTTATCCTTAAAGAAAAGTTCTGATAGTTCAACAATTTCTGCACCGTAGCTCATCTGCTCTTGATATAGTGCAACAAGGTCTCTTGCCCATTGCATTTCTTCTTTGGAAGCTTCGGCAGATACTTTCCCTGCTTTTACTAAATGAGGCAACGCTAGCTCTACCAATCGGTCTACATCCAGCGTTTTAATATATTGATTGTTCATCCATGTAAGTTTCTGTGTATCAAACACAGCAGGAGATTTAGATAAACGGGCAGAATCAAACATTTCTATAAACTGATCTTTATTAAATATCTCCTCTTCACCAACTGGTGACCACCCTAGTAATCCAATAAAATTAAATAACGTTTCAGGCAAGTAACCCAATTCTTCATACTGCTCAATAAATTGAATGATACTTTCGTCACGCTTACTTAACTTCTTACGTTGTTCATTTACAATCAA
Proteins encoded:
- a CDS encoding glutamate--tRNA ligase, which encodes MLNEVRVRYAPSPTGHLHIGNARTAIFNYLFARNQKGKFIIRIEDTDQKRNIAGGEESQLHFLKWLGVDWDESTDVGGEYGPYRQSERNEIYKKYYEELLEKGLAYKCYCTEEEIEKEREEQLARNEMPRYSGKHRNLTQEEREAFEKEGRLPSIRFRVPEGKVYRFNDMVKGDITFESEGMGDYVIVKKDGTPTYNFAVAVDDHLMKITHVLRGEDHISNTPKQIMIYEAFGWDIPTFGHMTLIVNEQRKKLSKRDESIIQFIEQYEELGYLPETLFNFIGLLGWSPVGEEEIFNKDQFIEMFDSARLSKSPAVFDTQKLTWMNNQYIKTLDVDRLVELALPHLVKAGKVSAEASKEEMQWARDLVALYQEQMSYGAEIVELSELFFKDKVEYDEEAKEVLAEEQVPEVMKAFLNEIKTLEIFGAEEIKQAIKATQKETGQKGKKLFMPIRAAITGQTHGPDLPKAIALLGKDKVIKQLESLIG